The Candidatus Omnitrophota bacterium genome has a window encoding:
- the carB gene encoding carbamoyl-phosphate synthase large subunit yields MPKRTDIKKILIIGSGPIVIGQACEFDYSGSQACKVLRQDGYKIILVNSNPATIMTDPEMADRTYIEPITVEAIEKIIEKERPDALLPTLGGQTALNTTIGLAEKGILKKYKVETIGADIKSIKKGEDRRLFKEAMQKIGLDLPRSDKAYDLKTACVVAEKIGFPVIIRPSFTLGGTGGSVAYNIEEFRERAKIGLESSMISEILVEESVIGWKEFELEVMRDKKDNVVVICSIENFDPMGVHTGDSITVAPIQTLTDREYQKMRDASIACIREIGVETGGSNIQFAVNPDTGRMVVIEMNPRVSRSSSLASKATGFPIAKIAAKLAVGYTLDEIPNDITKETPACFEPSIDYCVVKIPRFTFEKFPLADPTLTVSMKSVGEAMSIGRTFKESLQKGLRSLEIKKSGLETMLFKDCLGNVKASEDTLNMIYEKLRTPCAERVFYIGDALRASIDIEKIYEMTKIDRWFLHNIKEIIELEGQIIKHKDNIADSLLVHAKQYGFSDKQLAMLLGKDENEIRALRKSKSIEPDFKLVDTCAAEFKAHTPYYYSTYDR; encoded by the coding sequence ATGCCTAAAAGAACTGACATAAAGAAGATATTGATAATCGGCTCCGGGCCCATAGTAATAGGCCAGGCGTGCGAATTTGATTATTCAGGTTCACAGGCATGTAAGGTCCTGAGGCAGGATGGCTATAAAATAATATTGGTCAATTCGAATCCGGCTACAATCATGACGGATCCGGAAATGGCAGACAGAACATATATTGAGCCGATAACCGTAGAAGCGATAGAAAAGATCATCGAAAAGGAAAGGCCTGACGCGCTGCTGCCGACCCTTGGCGGCCAGACCGCGCTTAACACTACGATAGGCCTTGCCGAAAAAGGAATCTTAAAAAAATACAAGGTAGAGACCATAGGAGCCGACATAAAATCCATAAAGAAGGGTGAAGACAGGCGTTTATTCAAGGAAGCTATGCAAAAGATCGGCCTCGATCTTCCAAGAAGCGATAAGGCATATGATTTAAAGACGGCGTGCGTGGTTGCGGAGAAGATAGGCTTTCCTGTGATAATAAGGCCGAGTTTTACGCTTGGAGGCACCGGCGGTAGTGTGGCTTATAATATAGAAGAATTCAGGGAACGCGCCAAGATAGGACTTGAATCCAGCATGATAAGCGAAATATTGGTTGAAGAATCTGTAATAGGCTGGAAGGAGTTCGAGCTCGAGGTAATGCGCGATAAGAAAGATAACGTCGTTGTAATATGTTCTATTGAGAACTTCGATCCAATGGGAGTGCATACAGGTGACTCTATCACTGTAGCGCCCATACAGACACTCACCGATAGGGAATATCAGAAGATGAGGGACGCTTCAATAGCCTGCATCAGGGAGATAGGGGTTGAGACCGGCGGATCGAATATACAGTTTGCGGTAAATCCCGATACAGGCCGAATGGTAGTCATAGAGATGAACCCAAGAGTCTCGAGAAGCTCGTCTTTGGCATCAAAAGCTACGGGTTTTCCCATAGCAAAGATAGCCGCAAAGTTGGCGGTAGGCTACACTCTTGATGAAATACCTAATGATATCACAAAAGAGACGCCTGCATGCTTTGAACCTTCTATAGATTATTGCGTGGTGAAGATACCGAGGTTTACATTCGAGAAATTTCCGCTTGCTGACCCCACGCTTACAGTATCGATGAAATCGGTCGGAGAGGCAATGTCTATCGGAAGAACGTTTAAGGAATCCCTGCAGAAAGGGTTGCGCTCACTGGAAATTAAAAAGAGCGGGCTTGAAACCATGCTTTTCAAAGATTGTCTCGGAAATGTAAAGGCAAGTGAAGATACATTAAATATGATTTACGAAAAACTAAGGACGCCTTGCGCCGAGAGAGTATTTTACATAGGCGACGCTTTACGAGCGTCTATCGATATAGAGAAAATATACGAGATGACAAAAATAGACAGATGGTTTCTGCATAACATAAAAGAGATAATAGAGCTTGAAGGCCAGATAATAAAACATAAGGACAATATAGCGGACAGTCTTCTTGTCCATGCCAAACAATACGGATTCAGCGATAAGCAACTCGCTATGCTGTTGGGTAAAGATGAGAACGAAATAAGGGCTTTAAGAAAATCCAAGAGTATAGAGCCAGATTTTAAACTAGTTGATACATGCGCCGCCGAATTCAAGGCACACACACCGTATTATTACTCGACATACGATAGGTAA
- the carA gene encoding glutamine-hydrolyzing carbamoyl-phosphate synthase small subunit — protein sequence MNAILALEDGKIYKGKSFGAAGERCAEVVFNTSMAGYQEILTDPSYKGQMVTMTYPLIGNYGVNDEDVESRKPFVEGFIVKECSKIASSWRSKKSLGEYLKEFDILGIEGIDTRSLTLHIREAGAMKAILSTVDFNEKSLIDKAKASPGLEGRDLVKEVVAQKGYEWSNKGKFKVVVLDCGVKYNMLRELAKNDCKVMVLPATATSKEILDHKPHGVLLSNGPGDPAALQYIVKTVRELIGKVPIFGICLGHQMLGQAFGGKTYKLKFGHHGGNQPVKDLKTGKVAITVQNHGYCVDIDTLNKKELEITHMNLNDKTLEGIRHKKLPIFSVQFHPECSPGPHDAKYLFENFKEMMKKHA from the coding sequence ATGAATGCGATACTCGCGTTAGAAGACGGTAAGATCTACAAAGGCAAGTCTTTCGGCGCCGCCGGCGAAAGATGCGCGGAAGTGGTTTTTAATACAAGTATGGCGGGCTACCAGGAGATCCTCACAGACCCATCCTACAAAGGTCAGATGGTAACTATGACCTATCCTTTGATAGGCAATTACGGCGTAAATGACGAGGACGTGGAATCTCGCAAGCCTTTTGTCGAGGGCTTCATAGTCAAAGAATGTTCAAAAATAGCCAGCAGCTGGCGTTCTAAAAAATCCCTTGGTGAATATTTAAAAGAATTTGATATCTTAGGCATAGAAGGCATCGATACGCGCTCTCTCACTCTGCATATCAGAGAAGCCGGCGCAATGAAAGCAATATTATCAACGGTTGATTTCAACGAAAAGAGTCTGATAGACAAAGCAAAAGCCTCACCTGGGCTTGAAGGACGAGACCTTGTCAAAGAGGTAGTGGCGCAAAAAGGCTACGAGTGGAGTAATAAAGGAAAATTCAAAGTTGTAGTACTCGATTGCGGTGTTAAATATAACATGCTGCGAGAGTTGGCAAAAAACGACTGCAAGGTAATGGTTTTGCCGGCAACGGCTACCAGCAAAGAGATCTTGGATCATAAACCACATGGCGTCCTATTATCAAACGGGCCGGGGGACCCGGCAGCGTTGCAATACATAGTAAAGACGGTACGGGAACTTATCGGCAAGGTTCCCATATTCGGAATATGCTTAGGACATCAGATGTTAGGCCAGGCATTTGGAGGCAAGACTTATAAGCTAAAGTTCGGACATCACGGCGGAAATCAGCCGGTAAAGGATTTGAAGACCGGAAAAGTTGCCATAACTGTCCAAAATCACGGTTACTGCGTTGACATAGACACATTAAACAAAAAAGAGCTGGAAATTACCCACATGAACCTGAACGACAAGACGCTGGAGGGCATCAGGCACAAGAAGCTGCCCATATTTTCTGTCCAATTCCACCCCGAGTGCAGCCCGGGTCCTCATGATGCTAAGTATCTATTCGAAAATTTTAAGGAAATGATGAAGAAACATGCCTAA
- a CDS encoding CTP synthase, whose amino-acid sequence MTKYIFTTGGVISSLGKGIASASIGKIMESRGFRVAMMKLDPYINVDPGTMNPYQHGEVYVTEDGAETDLDLGHYERFINTETTKFSNATTGQVYNAVIARERRGDYLGKTIQVIPHITNEIKDRVRKAAQVSNAEILIVEIGGTVGDIESLPFLEAARQFRLEVGYHNALYVHLTLIPYVRSAEEIKTKPTQHSVGKLREIGIQPDILICRTEKALSDDVKEKISLFCNVNKASVIEARDAESIYQVPLIFKEQGLDKIILDHFKLKSRSTDLKDWAKFVVERAIHPRHKVTVAVVGKYIGLQDAYKSIYESLVHAGIYNDAKVTIKKIDSEEIEKHGIGNLLDDVSGILVPGGFGYRGIEGKVEAIRYARENNIPFLGLCLGMQCAVIEFSRNVCRLKNANSTEFDKKSKHPVISLLEEQKHIKDMGGTMRLGVYPCRIKKGSLAHKAYKKGLVLERHRHRYEFNNKYKGLLEKKGMTFSGIYPKKNLVETVEITKHPYFIAVQYHPEFKSKPDRPHPLFRDFITAALKYGKAQK is encoded by the coding sequence ATGACAAAGTACATTTTTACTACCGGTGGTGTTATATCAAGTCTGGGTAAAGGCATCGCTTCAGCATCCATAGGCAAGATTATGGAATCACGCGGCTTCAGGGTTGCGATGATGAAACTCGATCCCTACATTAATGTTGACCCGGGCACAATGAATCCTTATCAGCATGGGGAAGTTTATGTGACAGAAGATGGCGCTGAAACGGATCTTGACCTCGGCCATTACGAAAGATTTATCAATACCGAAACAACAAAATTCTCTAACGCAACTACCGGCCAGGTCTATAACGCGGTAATAGCCAGAGAAAGACGCGGCGATTATCTCGGTAAGACTATCCAGGTAATACCGCATATTACAAATGAAATAAAAGACCGGGTAAGAAAAGCCGCACAAGTTTCAAACGCCGAGATACTGATAGTCGAGATAGGCGGAACTGTGGGAGATATAGAGAGCCTCCCGTTCTTAGAAGCTGCCAGGCAGTTCAGGCTTGAAGTCGGATATCATAATGCCCTATACGTGCACCTCACTCTCATACCTTACGTTCGCAGCGCAGAAGAGATAAAGACAAAGCCTACGCAGCATAGCGTGGGGAAATTGCGCGAGATAGGCATCCAGCCCGATATTCTTATTTGCAGGACAGAGAAGGCGCTCTCGGACGACGTGAAGGAAAAGATATCATTATTCTGCAATGTCAATAAAGCCTCCGTAATAGAAGCCAGGGACGCGGAATCTATTTATCAGGTTCCTCTTATCTTCAAAGAACAAGGGCTGGACAAGATAATACTTGATCATTTTAAATTAAAATCCAGGTCAACTGACCTCAAAGATTGGGCAAAATTCGTTGTTGAAAGGGCAATACATCCGCGGCACAAGGTCACAGTCGCCGTCGTAGGGAAATATATAGGTTTACAGGACGCCTATAAATCCATATATGAATCGCTGGTACATGCCGGCATATATAATGATGCCAAGGTTACAATAAAGAAGATAGATTCCGAGGAGATAGAAAAACATGGCATTGGGAACCTCTTAGATGATGTATCCGGAATACTGGTGCCGGGGGGATTTGGATATCGAGGGATAGAAGGTAAGGTTGAAGCTATAAGATACGCCAGGGAAAACAATATCCCGTTCCTTGGACTATGCCTTGGCATGCAGTGCGCGGTAATAGAATTTTCGCGAAACGTATGCAGACTGAAAAATGCTAATTCAACGGAGTTCGATAAAAAATCTAAACACCCCGTTATAAGCCTGCTTGAGGAACAAAAACACATAAAAGATATGGGCGGCACAATGCGCTTGGGTGTTTATCCCTGCAGAATAAAGAAGGGCAGTCTCGCGCATAAGGCCTATAAAAAGGGGCTGGTGCTTGAAAGACATCGGCACAGATATGAATTTAATAACAAATACAAAGGTTTGTTGGAGAAAAAAGGCATGACATTCTCCGGTATTTATCCCAAGAAAAATCTCGTTGAGACCGTGGAAATAACAAAACATCCATATTTTATAGCGGTTCAATACCATCCGGAATTTAAATCGAAGCCGGACAGGCCGCATCCCCTCTTCAGGGATTTTATAACAGCCGCGTTGAAGTACGGAAAAGCCCAGAAATGA
- a CDS encoding glutamate synthase subunit beta — MGDPKGFLKVKREGLPYRPVCERVQDHEWVAKLRNEKDSEEQASRCMDCGTPFCHWGCPVCNYIPEWNDLVFHGEWEKAFELLNATNNLPEITGRICPAPCEYACVLGINDESVTIRDNELSIIEWAFNSNYIKPRPPKKRTGKSVAVIGSGPAGLSCADQLNKAGHKVTVFEKDDRPGGILRYGIPDFKLEKKIIDRRINILKKEGIQFILSTNVGTDHKTEKILKNFDAICLSGGSRQPRDLKVEGRELKGIHFAMDYLIQANRVVAGNKIPREELINAKDKKVLIIGGGDTGADCVGTAHRQGASCVMQVEVLGKPAECRTPDFPWPKYPILFKVSTSHEEGGERQWAVLTKKFTGQNGNVKKAHCVKLDFSQKDEKNCPIMKEIPGSEFEIDADLVILAIGFVHPEHNNLLRELKVEFDNRGNVKTGEDYMTSHKGVFAAGDMRRGQSLIVWAISEGRRGAHNIDKYLAGESSLPCL, encoded by the coding sequence ATGGGTGACCCTAAGGGTTTCCTAAAAGTAAAGAGAGAGGGATTGCCTTACCGGCCTGTGTGCGAGAGGGTGCAGGATCACGAGTGGGTAGCCAAGCTGCGCAACGAGAAGGATTCCGAAGAACAGGCCTCAAGATGCATGGATTGCGGAACGCCTTTCTGCCACTGGGGTTGCCCGGTCTGCAATTATATACCGGAATGGAACGACCTTGTTTTTCATGGCGAATGGGAAAAAGCTTTCGAACTTCTAAACGCAACAAATAATCTGCCCGAAATAACAGGCAGAATATGCCCGGCTCCGTGCGAATACGCATGCGTTCTTGGCATTAACGATGAGTCTGTTACAATAAGAGATAACGAGCTTTCGATAATAGAATGGGCATTTAATTCAAACTATATCAAACCAAGGCCTCCAAAAAAACGCACAGGAAAATCCGTGGCCGTAATAGGCTCCGGCCCCGCCGGGCTATCCTGCGCGGACCAGCTCAATAAAGCGGGGCACAAGGTTACAGTATTTGAAAAAGATGACAGGCCTGGCGGAATATTACGCTACGGCATTCCTGACTTCAAACTCGAAAAAAAGATCATAGACCGCCGCATTAATATTCTAAAGAAAGAAGGAATCCAATTTATTTTGTCCACTAATGTCGGCACCGATCATAAAACTGAAAAGATATTAAAAAATTTCGATGCAATATGCCTTTCCGGCGGGTCAAGACAGCCACGAGACCTGAAAGTTGAGGGAAGAGAATTAAAAGGCATACACTTTGCTATGGATTACCTTATACAGGCAAACCGCGTTGTGGCCGGCAATAAAATACCACGCGAAGAACTCATAAACGCAAAAGATAAAAAGGTCCTTATAATAGGCGGCGGAGACACGGGGGCTGATTGCGTAGGGACGGCGCACAGACAGGGGGCATCATGTGTTATGCAGGTAGAAGTCTTGGGCAAGCCCGCCGAATGCAGAACGCCCGATTTTCCATGGCCAAAATATCCTATTCTATTCAAGGTGTCCACAAGCCATGAGGAAGGCGGCGAACGCCAGTGGGCCGTTCTCACTAAAAAATTTACCGGCCAAAACGGAAATGTCAAAAAGGCCCATTGCGTCAAACTTGATTTTTCCCAGAAAGACGAGAAAAATTGCCCCATCATGAAAGAGATCCCGGGCAGCGAGTTTGAAATAGATGCAGATCTTGTGATACTTGCCATAGGCTTTGTTCACCCTGAACACAACAATCTATTGCGCGAATTAAAAGTTGAATTTGACAACAGGGGTAATGTCAAAACGGGCGAAGACTATATGACCTCACATAAAGGTGTATTTGCCGCCGGCGATATGCGAAGAGGGCAGTCGCTTATAGTGTGGGCCATCTCAGAGGGCCGCCGCGGGGCGCACAATATTGACAAATACCTTGCCGGCGAATCTTCTCTACCCTGTCTATAG
- the gltB gene encoding glutamate synthase large subunit: MEYHYLPKKQGLYDPAFEHDSCGVGFVCDVKGKASNRIVSQGLEVLRRLAHRGATGSDPKTGDGAGILIQIPHEFFVKECKKIKIDLPDKGEYGTGLVFLPADEKDRTFCKEAISQIIKKEGLTLLGWRSVPVENSDIGITAKNTQPVMEQPFIKRADSNPACGIDFERTLYITRKKIENTIRESCIKQRSFFYITNFSSRTFSYKGLLMPHQMEGFFSDLQDKDVKSSICLVHSRYSTNTFPTWDLSQPFRFLAHNGEINTLRGNINWMRAREGLLKSDLFGKDIKKVFPVIVPGGSDSAAIDNAFELLVLAGRPIHHAMMMLIPDAWEQSALMDRKLRNFYKYHACLMEPWDGPAAIAFTDGVSIGAVLDRNGLRPARYIVTKEGLVVMASEVGVLDIAAKDILTSGRLEPGKMFYIDTKIGKIIDDSQIKKEASDRQPYETWLKNSLIEFDKLPAKKNNKKIGDLQTQMKAFGYSREDLKVIIKPMAQNGQEPVGSMGNDTPHAILSKGPQLLYTYFKQLFAQVTNPAIDPIREELVMSLESYIGPEKNLLSESEKHCHKIRLKHPILTDDDLLKIQGIKLNNFKTKTISILFKASGEKELKKRLDVICKEVVSAIKNGYTFIVLSDRGVSKEFASIPALLATATVHHHLIRNALRTQIGIIVESAEPREVHHFALLFGYGADCINPYLVYEAVRQLIDEGELDISQKDGRYNYIKSVEKGILKVLSKMGISKLQSYRGAQIFEAMGLGNEVVDACFTGTVSRIGGIGFEIIAKEAILRHKDAFAKNTEEPYLKTGGLYQWKRDGEFHLWNPESISKLQDATWSNDYEKYKEFARSINDQSKNPCTLRSLLKFKDQNGIPIEEVEPIESIVRHFATGAMSFGSISKETHEAIAIAMNKLGGRSNTGEGGEDPARFTPLPNGDSARSSIKQVASGRFGVTANYLVNADELQIKISQGAKPGEGGQLPGHKVSATIAKIRYTTPGVTLISPPPHHDIYSIEDLAQLIFDLKNANPRARISVKLVSEIGVGTIAAGVAKGHADMILISGGDGGTGASPLSSIKHAGLPWELGLSETHQTLVLNDLRSRVRLQTDGQMRTGRDVAIAAILGAEEFGFCTAALIILGCVMLRHCHLNNCSVGVATQDDILRKRFKGKSEYLINYFKFVSQELREIMARLGVRTLEELTGRTDLLESDKSALPWKGKDIDFSKILFKPDVPQGVDIRCMKKQNHNIERVLDIKLIEMAKDALENKNTVNIKLSINNTNRTTGAMLSGEVCRRYGEEGLPENTINCKFNGIAGQSFGAFLAKGATFELEGMANDYVGKGISGGKIIIYPDNGATYKSEENIVIGNTTFYGAISGEAYIRGVSGERFCIRNSGLNAVVEGVGDHGCEYMTGGRVVILGRTGRNFAAGMSGGIAYVFDRDKSFKDKCNMSMVELEKLTTEDEEAIKHLLLNHTRYTKSHVAKKILDSFYKEKKYFVKIMPTEYKRILQARKAEEKMDLSEVSDG, encoded by the coding sequence ATGGAATATCACTATTTACCAAAAAAACAAGGGCTATACGACCCGGCTTTCGAGCATGACTCGTGCGGCGTAGGGTTCGTCTGTGACGTAAAGGGCAAAGCATCCAACCGCATAGTATCTCAAGGACTCGAAGTCTTGCGGCGATTGGCTCACCGTGGAGCGACAGGCTCTGACCCAAAAACGGGAGATGGAGCCGGGATACTAATACAGATCCCGCATGAATTTTTTGTTAAAGAATGCAAAAAGATAAAGATAGATTTGCCGGACAAGGGTGAATACGGCACAGGCTTGGTATTTTTGCCGGCAGATGAAAAGGACCGCACATTCTGCAAAGAAGCCATCTCACAGATCATAAAAAAGGAAGGACTCACGCTGCTTGGATGGAGAAGCGTGCCTGTGGAAAATTCTGATATAGGCATAACAGCAAAAAATACGCAGCCTGTAATGGAGCAGCCTTTTATAAAGAGGGCGGATTCAAATCCGGCCTGTGGCATAGATTTTGAAAGAACGCTGTATATAACGAGAAAAAAGATTGAGAATACCATCCGGGAATCCTGCATCAAACAGAGGTCTTTCTTCTATATAACGAATTTTTCGAGCAGGACTTTTTCTTATAAAGGCCTTTTAATGCCTCACCAGATGGAGGGCTTCTTTTCGGATCTGCAGGATAAAGACGTTAAAAGCTCCATATGCCTGGTCCATTCACGCTATAGCACCAACACATTCCCCACGTGGGACCTGTCGCAGCCGTTCAGATTTCTTGCTCACAATGGCGAAATAAATACTTTGAGGGGCAATATTAATTGGATGCGCGCCAGGGAAGGCCTGTTAAAATCGGACCTATTTGGCAAAGATATAAAGAAGGTATTCCCCGTAATAGTACCTGGCGGGAGCGACTCCGCCGCAATAGATAACGCGTTCGAGCTGCTTGTTCTCGCCGGAAGGCCTATACATCACGCGATGATGATGCTTATACCGGACGCCTGGGAGCAGAGCGCTCTCATGGATAGAAAGCTTAGAAATTTTTACAAATATCACGCCTGCCTTATGGAGCCATGGGATGGTCCGGCGGCCATCGCTTTTACCGACGGCGTAAGCATAGGAGCCGTACTTGACAGGAACGGTCTAAGGCCGGCGCGCTACATTGTCACAAAAGAAGGCCTTGTTGTTATGGCTTCAGAGGTCGGAGTGCTCGATATAGCAGCCAAAGATATCCTGACGTCCGGCAGGCTGGAACCGGGCAAGATGTTTTATATAGACACGAAGATAGGTAAAATAATAGATGACTCTCAGATAAAAAAAGAGGCCTCGGACAGACAACCATATGAAACCTGGCTAAAAAACAGCCTAATTGAATTTGATAAACTTCCGGCAAAAAAGAATAACAAAAAAATCGGAGATCTGCAGACACAAATGAAGGCGTTTGGATACTCAAGAGAAGACTTAAAAGTGATTATCAAGCCTATGGCGCAAAACGGCCAGGAGCCGGTCGGCTCCATGGGAAATGATACGCCGCACGCGATCCTTTCAAAAGGCCCGCAGCTTCTATATACATATTTTAAGCAATTATTCGCACAGGTTACGAATCCGGCCATAGACCCGATAAGAGAAGAGCTTGTAATGAGTCTGGAAAGCTACATAGGCCCAGAGAAGAACCTTCTGAGCGAATCCGAAAAGCATTGTCACAAGATAAGATTAAAACATCCTATCCTGACAGATGACGACCTTCTAAAGATACAAGGTATCAAACTCAATAACTTTAAAACCAAGACGATCTCCATATTGTTCAAAGCCTCGGGTGAGAAAGAACTGAAGAAGAGGCTCGATGTAATATGTAAAGAAGTTGTAAGCGCGATTAAGAACGGTTATACATTTATAGTCTTGAGTGACCGAGGTGTCAGCAAGGAATTTGCCAGCATACCTGCGCTATTGGCAACCGCCACGGTGCACCACCATCTTATACGAAACGCGCTCAGAACACAGATAGGCATTATAGTTGAAAGCGCGGAACCGCGAGAGGTTCATCATTTTGCGCTTCTATTCGGATATGGAGCCGATTGTATTAATCCATATCTTGTCTATGAGGCTGTACGACAACTTATAGATGAAGGCGAACTCGACATCAGTCAAAAGGACGGCCGGTATAACTATATAAAGAGTGTGGAAAAAGGCATACTAAAAGTTTTGTCAAAAATGGGAATATCTAAATTACAAAGCTACAGAGGCGCCCAGATATTCGAGGCGATGGGCTTAGGCAATGAAGTAGTAGATGCGTGTTTTACCGGAACGGTTTCAAGAATAGGCGGCATAGGATTTGAAATAATAGCTAAAGAGGCGATCCTCAGGCATAAAGATGCTTTTGCAAAGAATACTGAAGAGCCATATCTAAAAACGGGCGGGCTATACCAGTGGAAGCGCGACGGAGAATTCCATCTATGGAATCCGGAATCTATATCCAAACTGCAGGACGCGACATGGAGTAATGACTATGAAAAATATAAGGAATTTGCCAGGTCAATAAATGACCAGTCTAAAAATCCATGCACATTAAGAAGCCTCTTAAAATTTAAAGATCAAAATGGCATACCTATAGAAGAGGTTGAGCCCATAGAGTCTATCGTCAGGCACTTTGCGACAGGAGCGATGAGTTTCGGCTCGATAAGCAAAGAGACCCATGAGGCTATAGCCATAGCTATGAATAAACTCGGAGGCAGGTCCAATACCGGAGAGGGCGGAGAAGACCCTGCAAGATTCACGCCTCTGCCAAACGGCGATTCGGCGCGAAGTTCAATAAAACAGGTTGCATCCGGAAGATTCGGTGTAACCGCAAACTATTTGGTTAATGCCGATGAGCTGCAGATAAAGATATCGCAAGGAGCAAAGCCGGGAGAGGGAGGACAACTACCCGGCCATAAGGTAAGCGCGACTATAGCAAAGATACGCTACACCACACCGGGCGTGACACTTATATCGCCGCCTCCCCATCACGACATATATTCAATAGAAGATCTGGCACAACTTATATTTGACCTGAAGAACGCCAATCCGCGCGCGCGCATAAGCGTAAAACTTGTTTCGGAGATAGGCGTGGGCACTATAGCGGCAGGCGTCGCGAAAGGGCATGCCGATATGATACTTATTTCGGGTGGAGACGGTGGAACAGGCGCGTCGCCATTGAGCTCGATAAAACATGCGGGACTTCCATGGGAATTAGGACTGTCAGAAACACATCAGACGCTCGTGCTTAACGATTTGAGAAGCAGGGTAAGGCTTCAGACGGATGGGCAGATGCGTACGGGCCGGGACGTGGCCATAGCAGCTATTTTAGGGGCTGAAGAATTTGGTTTCTGCACAGCAGCCCTTATTATATTAGGATGCGTAATGTTGCGGCACTGCCATTTAAATAATTGTTCTGTGGGCGTGGCGACACAGGATGATATATTAAGGAAAAGGTTTAAAGGAAAATCCGAATATCTTATAAACTACTTCAAATTTGTATCGCAAGAATTACGTGAAATAATGGCTCGGCTGGGCGTGAGAACCTTAGAGGAATTGACCGGGAGAACGGATCTTCTGGAGTCAGATAAATCTGCGCTACCCTGGAAAGGTAAAGATATAGATTTCTCAAAGATTTTATTTAAACCTGATGTCCCGCAAGGTGTGGATATACGCTGCATGAAGAAACAGAATCATAATATTGAACGCGTACTGGACATCAAGCTGATTGAAATGGCCAAAGACGCGCTCGAAAATAAAAATACGGTAAATATAAAACTATCCATAAATAATACCAATAGAACAACGGGCGCAATGCTCAGCGGAGAGGTATGCCGAAGATATGGCGAGGAAGGCCTGCCCGAAAATACTATTAACTGTAAATTTAATGGTATCGCCGGACAGAGTTTTGGAGCCTTTCTGGCAAAAGGAGCTACATTCGAATTAGAAGGAATGGCAAATGACTATGTAGGCAAAGGCATATCCGGGGGGAAAATAATTATCTATCCCGATAACGGAGCAACCTACAAATCCGAAGAAAATATAGTTATCGGCAATACGACATTCTATGGGGCTATTTCGGGCGAGGCATATATAAGAGGCGTGTCCGGCGAAAGGTTCTGTATACGAAATTCGGGCTTAAACGCTGTCGTAGAAGGTGTCGGAGACCACGGCTGTGAATATATGACCGGCGGAAGAGTCGTCATATTGGGCAGAACCGGTAGAAACTTTGCCGCTGGCATGTCGGGCGGCATAGCATATGTATTCGACAGGGACAAGTCTTTCAAAGACAAATGCAATATGAGCATGGTAGAGCTTGAAAAATTGACTACAGAGGACGAGGAAGCCATAAAACACCTTTTGCTTAACCATACAAGATACACTAAAAGCCATGTCGCCAAAAAGATACTGGACAGCTTCTATAAAGAGAAGAAATATTTTGTCAAGATAATGCCTACTGAATACAAGCGCATACTTCAGGCAAGAAAAGCCGAGGAGAAGATGGACCTGTCGGAGGTGTCGGATGGGTGA